In the Uranotaenia lowii strain MFRU-FL chromosome 1, ASM2978415v1, whole genome shotgun sequence genome, TTGTgtatctttttcattttggaaGAGAGTTCGGAGAGATTGTCAAAATCGAAATATTCTAAGGAGGACACTTCTTTAcggatttgttttttgttgaagaaATAAGTTTGCCTGAAATGTGACTTGGTTTTCCATGAAATATCCAAGCACATGTGATGACTTCCTATTCCATAGTCAAGCACACTCCAGTGAACCATATCAATCAAATTTGCAGAGCAAAGAGTTACATCGATAGCAGAAGAGCGTTTATTCAGTTGCAGAGGGACATATGTCTTACTACCAGTATTGGCTATCAAAAGATCGCTGTTATTTATTGCTTCCAAAAGTTTTTCTCCTCTTGCGTCGCATATTTCGTCTCCCCAGTTCGTGTGGTGAGCATTAAAATCACCACCGAGTATGATTTTGGAATTGTGCTCTAGGTTGGCAAAAATGGCTTGAACATCTGCCTCGAAATCTCTTATAGTGATCGAAGGACTAACATACACCGAACAAAGTATCAAATCTAGCTGAGTAATACGGATACTCACGGTTTGCGTTAGCGAGGAGAGGGATGTGGGTGCTGATAGTTTTGAATAGCTtaaagtatttagaagcaaaatTCCTGCTCCACCGTAATTGTCATCTCGGGAATGAGGGACAAAGTGATAATTAGGAAAAGAGTATTTGTTCGTATTCTCATCGTTTTCGTTTGTCCAAGTCTCCGATAGTACGGCTGCAGAGAAACCGCCTCCAGACAAAACTCTTTGAATTTctgctttatttttttgatagctTTGCACGTTCGCTTGTAGTATTTTGAATTCGGTGTTAGTAGCCATTTCTGATAGTAAAAGCTTGTAAGTGAGATGTAGGAAGCGAAATAGTGAATCGAAAAAGTTTATCTTTTGTTAAGAACAACTGAATTAGCGaggttgaaatgttttttggtacaatcttgaaataacattttgacCTCTTCTCGAGGTCCCAATAGACTAATGAATTCTGAATAAAAGGACATCATTCGTTCTTGGTAATTGCGATCCATATTCATTTTTGCTTGTCTTACCGCGTTTTCCCCATTTTTCGTCTTCCTGAACCTTGCTGGGATTGTTCAGCGCTGTTCCTCGGCTGCTACCTGCAACTGGTGCGATGATTTCCTCCCGCTCTTCGAAGGTAGATCTGGTACGGGTGTCCTCCAACCTGGCtcttttgacatgtttgacagCTTGATTCGGTTGATCCTTGTAAATTTTAACTGCTGCCTGGATTCCCTGTCGTTCTTCGTTGGTCCTTATCCAAGCCTCTCTCATGGGATCTTTTCGTGTGAGACCGTCTCGCGTTATATTGGCGAAACTCTCCATCGGGGTCGGGAACTCTTCCGCATTCAGTAGTGGGGCGTAAGGATTACGACtggttgcaaaaacctgttCTTTGGCTTCAGTGTACGTCCAGTTTCGCTTTGACATTAGTTTTTTAATGTCTTGTTGCCTCTTTCTTTCGGGACAGTTGTTGTCGAGGGATGAGTGCTGGTTACTTCGGCAATGTGCgcatttttgttgcttttggCAGTTGGTAAAAAGTTCGTCCTCTTCGTGGCGTTCCGTGCAATTCTCGCATCGTCTAGCTCCTTTGCAGTTGGAGGATTTGTGTCCGAATCTCAGACACTGAGTACACAAAAAAATCGGTGGTACGAACGGTCTGATTTTGGCTGAACAACAGAAAAGTTTCACAGATTCCGGTAATTGTTGCGCTCGAAAAGTAATACGCAGACGATTTGTAGGCTCTTTTTCTTTACCTCTGTTCATCCTAACTATATTTACGATGGGGACTTCGCTCTCTATATCTCCTTTGACTTCTTCCAGATCGATATCCGTTGGAATTCCTGCTAGAACACCTGTTATGCAGACTAGATGACTGGGAATGTATGCTTTATATTCCATTCCTGCTGTTTTAAACTGCTCAACCAGCTTGTTAGCCTTCACATAACTGCTCAGAAAAACGATGATCTTTCTTTGGCTTACATATTTCATAtcaattatgaaatttctgtACAAATCCATTTTCTTAAGGGTGTTCCCCAGGGcgaacttattaatttttccgaTTGTACTTTTGGCAGGTTCAAAATAAACACGGTAAGGAGCGGAGTCGGCAGCCGTATACCAAATGTCTTCAAAACTTTTTCCTGCAGCTAGTTGGTCATGGTTTTCTCCAGGGTTCCTTCCCATTTCCGGCGGATCAGGGGGATCCTGTCCGCCCGCCATCGTTATCGATAACCTCACTTCTTCACTGGCGTCCTTTCGCCTTTCTTTTTTGGTTCACAATCTCCACTCCGATAccaaaaaacgagaaaaaaacactTCAGCACTTTGCTGGCACTGATTATATATTCGATACTTCCAGAAAAAACGCCACTAGCCAGGAGAAGAAGGGTTAAAGTTTTCTCGTCAAACTCTTGTTCTAAATTATTGGTGGTTGGCGCTTGTGCAAATTGGAAATATTCAGTCAGCAAGTCTTCATTGTTTCTATCTAATTCTGAACAATAAACAGGAGGAACCAAGGTGGTAATCGTTGAGTTCAAGATTGTGAACTATCAACTTCCggttcaaacaattttcaaaccgTTGGACAAAACAAGGTAATTAAATATgtcttattttcaataaaaataaacattgaatACGAGATGCCTTTCCTATGAGCTCATTTGTTAGCTTCTGCgtgtaagaaattgaaattagGAAAATCATACAAAAGGACCTTAATTACTAGGTAGATCAAGGAAGTCACCTAATgcagtaaaatatttttttcaagctgtTGCAATCAACtgtgatttaatttcatcacaTTATATAATAGTTCtgaatcaatttaaaaagaaacaatattacttttaaaaaaaaacaatgatccCAATGAgttagcaattaaaaaaaagtgattcaaaacatttaaagaaatggatttacaaatttgaaaacatgcctttccaaatttgaagaatttcacGGTAGCCATTGTAACATTTTACTCAAGTGGGGAACATTTGaactaaaatttcaataagcGCTAATTTTACAACGAACGTGAGAATTAACAACTTCAAATCACGCCATCTATAACTCAAGTATCGGCACTAAAGggcacggaaaataaaaaaaggtaaaatttaccgaaaggcaggggtaatttttttttgccgaaaaaccTTTTTGAGATTCACTGACCAAAAAGGTACATTCTAGAGGTTTCTCAGAAGGTTCCTTGCcaccatggccgctgaatccttcTACAATTAGCACATTCCGTCCAGCTGGGGGGTAATATTAATCTAATCACGTCGATCAGAAAGTCTACTTGAGCTATAGGTGGCGTGCTTAATAATGTGCTCAATTTTACGTCGGTCCttctttaacaatttttgttacaaggaaaataaaaaaaaggtaaaatttacctttttgcgaggtgaattttttccacccctcttttgaggtaaattttacctttttttcatccacctagcaaaaaggtaaattttaccttttttcaattcacctagcaaaaaggtagattttaccattttctcattcacctagcaaaatagtaaataataccgttttccgattcactgatttaaaaggtaaatgctagtttgtttgattggtttcttcaataaaaaataattaaaaaaaaaaaacacagttcatgaaaaaattggtatttatttgaaacaaatagaGACTGttacctaatatttatttttgaaatatatcaccGTTGTTGTTGAGTCAAGTCCTTTGTTCGCCAAGcttgtcaggtccggcttttccggaataatatctgaaggctgacgggaatacaacacgaagctctgtgggccgatctgaaacaaaagcaaagtattatgaagacaaccagcacaactaaataaaatcttagaaaacacttaccattttgttccgattttcacacattgtgcacgaagcaaaacttgttcctaaacggcaaaacagcttaacctcaataaacggattcgtcaaatagttactttttttcgagatgatttgtaccgttttgtttagctcaatccaggtcaacttcacctcgctacgaggtaagttttaccttatttggatttacctttctttCAAGGTggattatactttttgattcagctcaattcaggtgaacttcacctcgctacgaggtaaaatttaccttttttggattcaccttttttctcggtgaattgtaccttttttcattcttcgtttcaggtatattttacctcgctgtgaggtgagtttcacctcgaataggtagaagttacctttttggcttttgcgagcgttcacctttgctgtctcggtaaattttacctttttattattttccgtgtatgtCAATAAATCCAAACCtgctcgctaactttcagctactcagttcagagtgacgtttactcagttgtcgccaaaaccgcacctactcagttctgactaaacggcttttactcagaactgactaacagcccttttcgcgacaactgagtcatggttactcagaatgcgcgaaggATTCCGTAGCGGTTTTCGGCCGGTTTCTCCATAGCAGTATGTTCAAACGGTTCAAACCCAGTATGATTATCAATAAAAAGGATAGAATTTCATTCTGTATTAGTAAACAAGTCAAAATGTTGcacacaatattttattttttaaaactttgccatcgtttatttgaaatgttttcactttTCGTTCGCCCCGAGCCGGGGTTGTTATGTCTCCCTGCATGCAATATGCCACTCCGGGTTGAGCTGGAACACCCGTACTGTTGGACGATCACCAACATCATTCCTGGTCTAATCCGCCGTTGCATTGGCGAAaaagtttcattgatgtttCCCGGGGACATCCACCTGCCTCCGAGTTTTTTTTACTCCACCCTGcaataagatgaaaaatgtgCTAATAATCATGAATCagcaataaaaatcaatatttaccATAATAATTTCCCAATTTGTGGCTGACGAAACAACGTCGAATGTCTTGAGCAAACCGAGCAAACTGATCCaaatttactcagttgtcgccttcaagcactcgaaTTCGCTGAGTGCCAATTTTCATGTCGTCTGAGTAGCCGTTACTCGGAAAACTGAGTCGTTTTAGATCAAGCGACGGCTGCGTCATACAAAAGGCGATGTCTGAGTAAAATGGAGCCGtgctctgagtatttcaaaattaGCGAGTGCAGAAACTGCTTCCCATACGTCATAGAGGTTTCGTTTTTTCAAGGACATTACTATTTAGATACCCCGATTGGTTGGCTGCTACCAGTTTGATCTGCCAGCGACTGGCTCCTTTAAACAGTGACCGTCGTACGTTTCACTCGACGGAATCAGCTATGAACGACATTAGCAACATTCACTATGGGCCACTTCCGGCAGATTCGCCTTATGTGAAACCTTTCCGCTTCTACTACACCCAGAACGGAAAGGAGAAGAATTGGGATTTGCTAAAGGTTCATGATTCCGTATCGATCATTATATTCAACATCACTCGGCAGAAGTTGGTTTTTGTGAAGCAATTTCGACCAGGtgagtaaaaaaattggaaatttccaCTAGGTATATAGGTATATAACACATCTAAGCCTTCTAATGTCCTTGAAGCTGTGTATCACGGGCTTGTCAGCGTGGAGGCTGGATCCGAAGGAAAACCCATCGATATGAACAAGTTTCCTCCGAGCCTGGCCGTTACACTGGAACTTTGTGCAGGAATTATTGACAAGCCCATTCCGGTGGCTGAAATTGCCCGAGAGGAGGTCCTGGAGGAATGTGGCTACAATGTACCAGTCGCACGGCTAGAAGAGATTATGAGCTACCGTTCGGGAGTGGGAACTTCGGGAGCCCTACAGACCCTGTTCTACGTGGAAGTTACCGATGCGGATAAAATTCCGACTGGAGGTGGTGGCGTTGACGATGAGATTATCGAGGTCGTCGAATACAGCATAGAGGAGGCCCGGAAGCTTACCGAGAAAGGAGTAGTTCTGACGAGCCCGCCGTCTTTTTTGTTCGGTGTACTTTGGTTTTTGACCAATCGAGCACCCAAGGCTTAGGTGAGAAATTTAAGGTACGTAGTTGTGTTTACTGTATGTATATAGAGGCCTTGAAGGTTCATAGCAGTCCTTCGATATTCTGGATGTGATTATCATGGAAATACAACCAAAACGACGGaatgtttagttttttgttgttgtgtttcgtttcgaactttttttgtggaaTATTCGTTTTTCTTTCTGTTCTACCTAATTCCGAAACTGTCCATTTTAACGTCgtggttaaaattttatttgtaagctggaaatttgttagaatttgaaATCGATATAAATCGGAACAAATATCGCATCCaatatttctaaataaaatataaaaaagtctACATTTCGAAGAAACAGAAAGTCTTGATTACGAACACAGATCTGGCTTTATAAGTTAGCTAAGAAATAAAGatgtaaaattcaacaaaaaaaaaaacttgtcaaaaaCAGGGACATGGTGGCTTGTGGTTGTACTTCTTCTTGGGTTCTAGGATGGAGACTGGGCAATCCTCGTTCGGGTAGTCCCAATGTTCGCGTAGCGCATTTTTATAGTCGCAATCATATTGATGAGAACGGATATAGCAATACTTGTCTTGCGGTTCTGGGTAGGTTGATGCCTGG is a window encoding:
- the LOC129744015 gene encoding uridine diphosphate glucose pyrophosphatase NUDT14-like → MNDISNIHYGPLPADSPYVKPFRFYYTQNGKEKNWDLLKVHDSVSIIIFNITRQKLVFVKQFRPAVYHGLVSVEAGSEGKPIDMNKFPPSLAVTLELCAGIIDKPIPVAEIAREEVLEECGYNVPVARLEEIMSYRSGVGTSGALQTLFYVEVTDADKIPTGGGGVDDEIIEVVEYSIEEARKLTEKGVVLTSPPSFLFGVLWFLTNRAPKA